One genomic region from Ovis canadensis isolate MfBH-ARS-UI-01 breed Bighorn chromosome 24, ARS-UI_OviCan_v2, whole genome shotgun sequence encodes:
- the LOC138428688 gene encoding uncharacterized protein isoform X1, producing the protein MAPHGTAWAPLPGSAPSPPCARSPSPRSARARSSAPPPELPVCRYREELPAAIGARAEKHVTLDELQRLLAWKLARGRFRPRLQQLVAANSPELVVQRSAAAFRLLPDMHAAVMALCALRGVGPATASAVLAAGAPEVAAFMSEEAVAAVPGLPALQYTVKHYLLYLSRVQERATALSQGSASGLWTPHHVETALWTWAVGRKMCPDLLPNLCPNLVPAEDTRPAKKRRTQAE; encoded by the exons ATGGCGCCGCACGGCACCGCCTGGGCTCCGCTCCCAGGCTCCGCGCCCAGCCCGCCCTGCGCCCGCAGCCCGAGCCCGCGATCCGCTCGGGCTCGGTCCAGCGCTCCGCCACCGGAACTTCCGGTCTGCAG GTACCGAGAGGAGCTGCCCGCGGCCATCGGGGCCCGCGCGGAGAAGCACGTGACACTAGACGAGCTGCAGCGGCTGCTGGCGTGGAAACTGGCG AGGGGCCGCTTCCGACCGCGCCTGCAGCAACTCGTGGCCGCCAACTCTCCGGAGCTGGTGGTGCAGCGTTCGGCCGCCGCCTTCCGCCTCCTGCCAGACATGCACGCAGCGGTCATGGCTCTGTGCGCCCTCCGTGGCGTGGGCCCGGCTACCGCCTCGG CGGTACTGGCTGCCGGAGCTCCTGAGGTGGCAGCCTTCATGTCTGAGGAGGCAGTGGCCGCAGTGCCCGGCCTGCCCGCCCTGCAGTACACTGTCAAGCACTACCTGCTCTACCTGAGCCGGGTGCAGGAGCGTGCAACAGCCCTGAGCCAAG GCAGTGCATCTGGGCTGTGGACCCCACACCACGTGGAGACGGCCCTGTGGACCTGGGCTGTAGGGCGGAAGATGTGCCCGGACCTGCTGCCCAACCTGTGTCCCAACCTGGTCCCCGCTGAGGACACCAGGCCAGCCAAGAAGCGCAGGACCCAGGCTGAGTGA
- the RHOT2 gene encoding mitochondrial Rho GTPase 2 isoform X1, with protein sequence MKRDVRILLLGEAQVGKTSLILSLVGEEFPEEVPARAEEITIPADVTPEKVPTHIVDYSETEQTVEELQGEIDKADVVCVVYDVSEEATVEKIRTKWIPLVNGNTKRGPRVPIILVGNKSDLRPGGSMEAVLPIMSQFPEIETCVECSAKNLKNISELFYYAQKAVLHPTAPLYDPEAKQLRPACAQALTRIFRLSDQDMDQALSDQELNAFQTSCFGHPLAPQALEDVKMVVSRNVAGGVRDDQLTLDGFLFLNTLFIQRGRHETTWTILRRFGYGDSLELTADYLCPPLRVPSGCSTELNHRGYQFVQRMFEKHDQDRDGALSPAELQSLFSVFPAAPWGPQLPNTVRTKAERLPLHGYLCQWTLVTYLDVRRSLEHLGYLGYPTLCEPNSQAHAITVTREKRLDQEKGQTQRNVLLCKVVGAHGVGKSSFLRAFLGHSLGHQDAGEPSVYAIDTVQVNGQEKYLILCEVAADSLLTASADASCDVACLMFDGSDLRSFALCASVYKQHYMDGQTPCLFVCSKADLPGGVPLPGLSPAEFCRRHRLPAPTPFSCVGPVEPRVGIFTQLATMATFPHLVHGQLQATSFWLRVALGAMGAAVAAILSFSLYRVLVKSR encoded by the exons ATGAAGCGGGACGTGCGCATCCTGCTGCTGGGCGAGG CCCAGGTGGGGAAGACGTCGCTAATACTGTCGCTGGTGGGCGAGGAGTTCCCCGAGGAG GTCCCAGCCCGGGCGGAGGAGATCACGATTCCCGCGGACGTCACCCCGGAGAAGGTGCCCACCCACATCGTGGATTATTCAG AAACCGAGCAGACGGTGGAGGAGCTCCAGGGTGAGATTGACAAG GCGGATGTGGTGTGCGTGGTGTATGACGTGTCTGAAGAGGCCACTGTCGAGAAG ATCCGAACCAAATGGATCCCGCTGGTGAACGGGAATACCAAGAGGGGACCCAG GGTTCCCATCATCCTCGTGGGCAATAAGTCGGACCTGCGGCCAGGGGGCTCCATGGAGGCCGTGCTGCCCATCATGAGCCAGTTCCCCGAGATCGAGACCTGCGTGGAG TGCTCTGCCAAGAACCTGAAGAACATCTCAGAGCTGTTCTACTATGCTCAGAAGGCCGTGCTACACCCCACAGCCCCCCTCTACGACCCTGAGGCCAAGCAG CTGAGGCCCGCGTGCGCCCAGGCACTCACCCGCATCTTCAGGCTCTCAGACCAGGACATGGACCAGGCGCTCAGTGACCAGGAGCTCAACGCCTTCCAG ACGTCCTGCTTCGGGCACCCACTGGCCCCGCAGGCCCTGGAGGACGTGAAGATGGTGGTGAGCAGAAACGTGGCAGGAGGTGTGCGGGACGACCAGCTGACCCTGGACG GCTTCCTTTTCTTGAACACGCTCTTCATCCAGCGAGGCCGCCACGAGACCACGTGGACCATCCTGAGGCGCTTTGGCTATGGAGACTCGCTGGAGTTGACAGCGGACTACCTCTGCCCACC GCTCCGTGTGCCCTCTGGCTGCAGCACCGAGCTCAACCACCGAGGTTACCAGTTTGTGCAGAGGATGTTTGAGAAGCACGACCAG GACCGGGATGGTGCGCTCTCCCCGGCAGAGCTGCAGAGCCTCTTCAGTGTGTTTCCCGCTGCTCCCTGGGGCCCCCAGCTCCCCAACACGGTCCGCACCAAGGCTGAGCGGCTGCCCCTGCACGGGTACCTCTGCCAGTGGAC CCTGGTGACCTACTTGGATGTCCGGCGCTCTCTTGAGCACCTGGGCTATCTGGGCTACCCCACGCTCTGCGAGCCGAACTCCCAGGCCCACGCCATCACAG TCACCCGGGAGAAGAGACTGGACCAGGAGAAGGGACAGACGCAGAGAAATGTCCTCCTGTGCAAGGTGGTGGGGGCCCATGGTGTGGGCAAGTCATCCTTCCTCCGGGCCTTCCTTGGCCACAGCCTGGGG CACCAGGATGCCGGGGAGCCCTCCGTCTATGCCATCGACACAGTGCAGGTCAACGGGCAGGAGAAATACCTAATC CTGTGCGAGGTGGCTGCGGACAGCCTGCTGACCGCCTCGGCGGACGCCTCCTGTGACGTGGCTTGCTTGATGTTTGACGGCAGTGACCTCAGGTCCTTTGCGCTGTGCGCCAGCGTCTATAAG CAGCACTACATGGATGGGCAGACCCCCTGCCTCTTCGTCTGCTCCAAGGCTGACCTGCCTGGAGGCGTCCCGCTGCCCGGCCTGTCGCCTGCTGAGTTCTGCCGCCGGCACCGgctgcctgcccccaccccgttCTCCTGTGTCGGCCCAGTCGAGCCCCGCGTGGGCATCTTCACCCAGCTGGCCACCATGGCTACCTTCCC ACACCTTGTCCACGGGCAGCTGCAGGCCACCTCCTTCTGGCTCCGGGTGGCACTGGGGGCCATGGGGGCTGCCGTCGCTGCCATCCTCAGCTTCTCCCTCTACAGGGTCCTGGTGAAGAGCCGATGA
- the RHOT2 gene encoding mitochondrial Rho GTPase 2 isoform X3: protein MEAVLPIMSQFPEIETCVECSAKNLKNISELFYYAQKAVLHPTAPLYDPEAKQLRPACAQALTRIFRLSDQDMDQALSDQELNAFQTSCFGHPLAPQALEDVKMVVSRNVAGGVRDDQLTLDGFLFLNTLFIQRGRHETTWTILRRFGYGDSLELTADYLCPPLRVPSGCSTELNHRGYQFVQRMFEKHDQDRDGALSPAELQSLFSVFPAAPWGPQLPNTVRTKAERLPLHGYLCQWTLVTYLDVRRSLEHLGYLGYPTLCEPNSQAHAITVTREKRLDQEKGQTQRNVLLCKVVGAHGVGKSSFLRAFLGHSLGHQDAGEPSVYAIDTVQVNGQEKYLILCEVAADSLLTASADASCDVACLMFDGSDLRSFALCASVYKQHYMDGQTPCLFVCSKADLPGGVPLPGLSPAEFCRRHRLPAPTPFSCVGPVEPRVGIFTQLATMATFPHLVHGQLQATSFWLRVALGAMGAAVAAILSFSLYRVLVKSR from the exons ATGGAGGCCGTGCTGCCCATCATGAGCCAGTTCCCCGAGATCGAGACCTGCGTGGAG TGCTCTGCCAAGAACCTGAAGAACATCTCAGAGCTGTTCTACTATGCTCAGAAGGCCGTGCTACACCCCACAGCCCCCCTCTACGACCCTGAGGCCAAGCAG CTGAGGCCCGCGTGCGCCCAGGCACTCACCCGCATCTTCAGGCTCTCAGACCAGGACATGGACCAGGCGCTCAGTGACCAGGAGCTCAACGCCTTCCAG ACGTCCTGCTTCGGGCACCCACTGGCCCCGCAGGCCCTGGAGGACGTGAAGATGGTGGTGAGCAGAAACGTGGCAGGAGGTGTGCGGGACGACCAGCTGACCCTGGACG GCTTCCTTTTCTTGAACACGCTCTTCATCCAGCGAGGCCGCCACGAGACCACGTGGACCATCCTGAGGCGCTTTGGCTATGGAGACTCGCTGGAGTTGACAGCGGACTACCTCTGCCCACC GCTCCGTGTGCCCTCTGGCTGCAGCACCGAGCTCAACCACCGAGGTTACCAGTTTGTGCAGAGGATGTTTGAGAAGCACGACCAG GACCGGGATGGTGCGCTCTCCCCGGCAGAGCTGCAGAGCCTCTTCAGTGTGTTTCCCGCTGCTCCCTGGGGCCCCCAGCTCCCCAACACGGTCCGCACCAAGGCTGAGCGGCTGCCCCTGCACGGGTACCTCTGCCAGTGGAC CCTGGTGACCTACTTGGATGTCCGGCGCTCTCTTGAGCACCTGGGCTATCTGGGCTACCCCACGCTCTGCGAGCCGAACTCCCAGGCCCACGCCATCACAG TCACCCGGGAGAAGAGACTGGACCAGGAGAAGGGACAGACGCAGAGAAATGTCCTCCTGTGCAAGGTGGTGGGGGCCCATGGTGTGGGCAAGTCATCCTTCCTCCGGGCCTTCCTTGGCCACAGCCTGGGG CACCAGGATGCCGGGGAGCCCTCCGTCTATGCCATCGACACAGTGCAGGTCAACGGGCAGGAGAAATACCTAATC CTGTGCGAGGTGGCTGCGGACAGCCTGCTGACCGCCTCGGCGGACGCCTCCTGTGACGTGGCTTGCTTGATGTTTGACGGCAGTGACCTCAGGTCCTTTGCGCTGTGCGCCAGCGTCTATAAG CAGCACTACATGGATGGGCAGACCCCCTGCCTCTTCGTCTGCTCCAAGGCTGACCTGCCTGGAGGCGTCCCGCTGCCCGGCCTGTCGCCTGCTGAGTTCTGCCGCCGGCACCGgctgcctgcccccaccccgttCTCCTGTGTCGGCCCAGTCGAGCCCCGCGTGGGCATCTTCACCCAGCTGGCCACCATGGCTACCTTCCC ACACCTTGTCCACGGGCAGCTGCAGGCCACCTCCTTCTGGCTCCGGGTGGCACTGGGGGCCATGGGGGCTGCCGTCGCTGCCATCCTCAGCTTCTCCCTCTACAGGGTCCTGGTGAAGAGCCGATGA
- the RHOT2 gene encoding mitochondrial Rho GTPase 2 isoform X2: protein MKRDVRILLLGEAQVGKTSLILSLVGEEFPEEVPARAEEITIPADVTPEKVPTHIVDYSETEQTVEELQGEIDKADVVCVVYDVSEEATVEKIRTKWIPLVNGNTKRGPRVPIILVGNKSDLRPGGSMEAVLPIMSQFPEIETCVECSAKNLKNISELFYYAQKAVLHPTAPLYDPEAKQLRPACAQALTRIFRLSDQDMDQALSDQELNAFQTSCFGHPLAPQALEDVKMVVSRNVAGGVRDDQLTLDGFLFLNTLFIQRGRHETTWTILRRFGYGDSLELTADYLCPPLRVPSGCSTELNHRGYQFVQRMFEKHDQDRDGALSPAELQSLFSVFPAAPWGPQLPNTVRTKAERLPLHGYLCQWTLVTYLDVRRSLEHLGYLGYPTLCEPNSQAHAITVTREKRLDQEKGQTQRNVLLCKVVGAHGVGKSSFLRAFLGHSLGHQDAGEPSVYAIDTVQVNGQEKYLILCEVAADSLLTASADASCDVACLMFDGSDLRSFALCASVYKHYMDGQTPCLFVCSKADLPGGVPLPGLSPAEFCRRHRLPAPTPFSCVGPVEPRVGIFTQLATMATFPHLVHGQLQATSFWLRVALGAMGAAVAAILSFSLYRVLVKSR, encoded by the exons ATGAAGCGGGACGTGCGCATCCTGCTGCTGGGCGAGG CCCAGGTGGGGAAGACGTCGCTAATACTGTCGCTGGTGGGCGAGGAGTTCCCCGAGGAG GTCCCAGCCCGGGCGGAGGAGATCACGATTCCCGCGGACGTCACCCCGGAGAAGGTGCCCACCCACATCGTGGATTATTCAG AAACCGAGCAGACGGTGGAGGAGCTCCAGGGTGAGATTGACAAG GCGGATGTGGTGTGCGTGGTGTATGACGTGTCTGAAGAGGCCACTGTCGAGAAG ATCCGAACCAAATGGATCCCGCTGGTGAACGGGAATACCAAGAGGGGACCCAG GGTTCCCATCATCCTCGTGGGCAATAAGTCGGACCTGCGGCCAGGGGGCTCCATGGAGGCCGTGCTGCCCATCATGAGCCAGTTCCCCGAGATCGAGACCTGCGTGGAG TGCTCTGCCAAGAACCTGAAGAACATCTCAGAGCTGTTCTACTATGCTCAGAAGGCCGTGCTACACCCCACAGCCCCCCTCTACGACCCTGAGGCCAAGCAG CTGAGGCCCGCGTGCGCCCAGGCACTCACCCGCATCTTCAGGCTCTCAGACCAGGACATGGACCAGGCGCTCAGTGACCAGGAGCTCAACGCCTTCCAG ACGTCCTGCTTCGGGCACCCACTGGCCCCGCAGGCCCTGGAGGACGTGAAGATGGTGGTGAGCAGAAACGTGGCAGGAGGTGTGCGGGACGACCAGCTGACCCTGGACG GCTTCCTTTTCTTGAACACGCTCTTCATCCAGCGAGGCCGCCACGAGACCACGTGGACCATCCTGAGGCGCTTTGGCTATGGAGACTCGCTGGAGTTGACAGCGGACTACCTCTGCCCACC GCTCCGTGTGCCCTCTGGCTGCAGCACCGAGCTCAACCACCGAGGTTACCAGTTTGTGCAGAGGATGTTTGAGAAGCACGACCAG GACCGGGATGGTGCGCTCTCCCCGGCAGAGCTGCAGAGCCTCTTCAGTGTGTTTCCCGCTGCTCCCTGGGGCCCCCAGCTCCCCAACACGGTCCGCACCAAGGCTGAGCGGCTGCCCCTGCACGGGTACCTCTGCCAGTGGAC CCTGGTGACCTACTTGGATGTCCGGCGCTCTCTTGAGCACCTGGGCTATCTGGGCTACCCCACGCTCTGCGAGCCGAACTCCCAGGCCCACGCCATCACAG TCACCCGGGAGAAGAGACTGGACCAGGAGAAGGGACAGACGCAGAGAAATGTCCTCCTGTGCAAGGTGGTGGGGGCCCATGGTGTGGGCAAGTCATCCTTCCTCCGGGCCTTCCTTGGCCACAGCCTGGGG CACCAGGATGCCGGGGAGCCCTCCGTCTATGCCATCGACACAGTGCAGGTCAACGGGCAGGAGAAATACCTAATC CTGTGCGAGGTGGCTGCGGACAGCCTGCTGACCGCCTCGGCGGACGCCTCCTGTGACGTGGCTTGCTTGATGTTTGACGGCAGTGACCTCAGGTCCTTTGCGCTGTGCGCCAGCGTCTATAAG CACTACATGGATGGGCAGACCCCCTGCCTCTTCGTCTGCTCCAAGGCTGACCTGCCTGGAGGCGTCCCGCTGCCCGGCCTGTCGCCTGCTGAGTTCTGCCGCCGGCACCGgctgcctgcccccaccccgttCTCCTGTGTCGGCCCAGTCGAGCCCCGCGTGGGCATCTTCACCCAGCTGGCCACCATGGCTACCTTCCC ACACCTTGTCCACGGGCAGCTGCAGGCCACCTCCTTCTGGCTCCGGGTGGCACTGGGGGCCATGGGGGCTGCCGTCGCTGCCATCCTCAGCTTCTCCCTCTACAGGGTCCTGGTGAAGAGCCGATGA
- the RHBDL1 gene encoding rhomboid-related protein 1 isoform X1 gives MGIGSRAPFLPGHVLVRGARVSRPRVAGRAAAACAAGAGGSVTRRRAERAEPEGRGGAESSAEQPLPAAAADPGPGPRPGSMDRSSLLQLIQEQQLDPENTGFIGADTFTGLVHRHELPLDPAKLDMLVALAQSNERGQVCYQELADLISSKRSSSFKRAIANGQRALPRDGLLDEPGLGVYKRFVRYVAYEILPREVDRHWYFYRHRSCPPPVFMASVTLAQIIVFLCYGARLNKWVLQTYHPEYMKSPLVYHPGHRARAWRFLTYMFMHVGLEQLGFNALLQLMIGVPLEMVHGLLRISLLYLAGVLAGSLTVSITDMRAPVVGGSGGVYALCSAHLANVVMNWAGMRCPYKLLRMVLALVCMSSEVGRAVWLRFSPPLPASGPQPSFMAHLAGAVVGVSMGLTILRSYEERLRDQCGWWVVLLAYGTFLLFAIFWNIFAYDLLGAHIPPPP, from the exons ATGGGAATCGGGAGCCGAGCACCGTTCTTGCCCGGGCACGTCCTCGTGCGGGGCGCGCGCGTGTCCCGACCGCGCGTGGCTGGGCGGGCGGCTGCGGCGTGTGCGGCGGGGGCGGGCGGCTCCGTGACGCGGCGCCGAGCGGAGCGGGCGGAGCCGGAGGGCCGGGGCGGAGCGGAGTCGTCCGCAGAGCAGCCCCTCCCGGCCGCGGCCGCcgaccccggccccggcccccggcCCGGCTCTATGGACAGGAGCTCGCTGCTGCAGCTTATCCAGGAGCAG CAGCTGGACCCTGAGAACACAGGCTTCATCGGCGCAGACACCTTCACTGGCCTGGTGCACCGCCATGAGCTGCCCCTGGACCCAGCCAAGCTGGACATGCTGGTGGCGCTGGCCCAGAGCAACGAGCGGGGCCAGGTCTGCTACCAGGAGCTGGCGGACCTG ATCAGCAGCAAGCGCTCAAGCAGCTTCAAGCGGGCCATCGCCAACGGACAGCGGGCACTGCCTCGGGACGGGCTGCTGGATGAGCCGGGCCTGGGTGTCTACAAGCGGTTCGTGCGCTACGTGGCCTACGAGATCCTGCCCCGAGAGGTGGACCGCCACTGGTATTTCTACCGGCACCGCAGCTGCCCGCCCCCCGTGTTTATGGCCTCGGTCACCCTTGCCCAG ATCATTGTGTTCCTGTGCTACGGGGCCCGGCTCAACAAGTGGGTGCTGCAGACCTACCACCCCGAGTACATGAAGAGCCCCCTCGTGTACCACCCCGGCCACCGCGCTCGGGCATGGCGCTTCCTCACGTACATGTTCATGCACGTCGG GCTGGAGCAGCTGGGGTTCAATGCCCTCCTGCAGCTCATGATCGGGGTGCCGCTGGAGATGGTGCACGGCCTGCTCCGCATCAGCCTGCTCTACCTGGCGGGTGTGCTGGCAG GTTCCCTGACCGTCTCCATTACTGACATGCGGGCCCCTGTGGTGGGGGGCTCCGGCGGGGTCTATGCCCTGTGTTCTGCACACCTGGCCAATGTCGTCATG AACTGGGCTGGGATGAGGTGTCCCTACAAGCTGCTGAGGATGGTGCTGGCCCTGGTGTGCA TGAGCTCCGAGGTGGGCCGGGCTGTGTGGCTGCGCTTCTCCCCGCCACTGCCTGCCTCAGGCCCACAGCCCAGCTTCATGGCGCACCTGGCGGGCGCAGTGGTGGGCGTCAGCATGGGCCTGACCATCCTGCGCAGCTACGAAGAGCGCCTGCGGGACCAGTGCGGATGGTGGGTGGTGCTGCTTGCCTATGGCACCTTCCTGCTGTTTGCCATCTTCTGGAACATCTTCGCCTACGACCTGTTGGGTGCCCATATCCCCCCACCACCCTGA
- the STUB1 gene encoding E3 ubiquitin-protein ligase CHIP encodes MKGKEEKEGGARLGAGGGSPEKSPSAQELKEQGNRLFVGRKYPEAAACYGRAITRNPLVAVYYTNRALCYLKMQQHEQALADCRRALELDGQSVKAHFFLGQCQLEMESYDEAIANLQRAYNLAKEQRLNFGDDIPSALRIAKKKRWNSIEERRIHQENELHSYLTRLIVAERERELEECQRNHEGDEDDSHVRAQQACIEAKHDKYLADMDELFSQVDEKRKKRDIPDYLCGKISFELMREPCITPSGITYDRKDIEEHLQRVGHFDPVTRSPLTQEQLIPNLAMKEVIDAFISENGWVEDY; translated from the exons ATGaagggcaaggaggagaaggagggcggCGCACGGCTGGGCGCCGGCGGCGGCAGCCCCGAGAAGAGCCCGAGCGCACAGGAGCTCAAGGAGCAGGGCAACCGGCTCTTCGTGGGCCGCAAGTACCCGGAGGCAGCGGCCTGCTACGGCCGCGCCATC ACCCGGAACCCCTTGGTGGCCGTGTATTACACCAACCGGGCGCTGTGCTACCTGAAGATGCAGCAGCACGAGCAAGCCCTGGCCGACTGTCGGCGCGCCCTGGAGCTGGACGGGCAGTCTGTGAAGGCACACTTCTTCCTGGGGCAATGCCAGCTGGAGATGGAAAGCTATGATGAGGCTATTGCCAACCTGCAGCGAG CCTACAACCTGGCCAAGGAGCAGCGGCTCAACTTTGGGGATGACATCCCCAGTGCTCTGCGCATCGCAAAGAAGAAGCGCTGGAACAGCATCGAGGAGCGACGCATCCACCAGGAAAATGAGTTGCACTCTTACCTCACACGGCTCATTGTGGCTGAGCGTGAGAG GGAACTGGAAGAGTGTCAGCGGAACCACGAGGGTGACGAGGACGACAGCCACGTACGGGCCCAGCAGGCCTGCATTGAGGCCAAGCAT GACAAGTACTTGGCAGACATGGACGAGCTCTTCTCCCAGGTAGACGAGAAGAGAAAG AAGCGAGACATCCCTGACTACCTGTGCGGCAAGATCAGCTTTGAGCTGATGCGGGAGCCCTGCATCACGCCCAGTGGCATCACATACGACCGTAAGGACATCGAGGAGCACCTGCAG CGCGTGGGCCACTTTGACCCTGTGACTCGGAGCCCCCTGACCCAGGAACAGCTCATCCCCAACCTGGCCATGAAAGAGGTCATCGATGCCTTCATCTCTGAGAATGGCTGGGTAGAGGATTACTGA
- the RHBDL1 gene encoding rhomboid-related protein 1 isoform X2 — MGIGSRAPFLPGHVLVRGARVSRPRVAGRAAAACAAGAGGSVTRRRAERAEPEGRGGAESSAEQPLPAAAADPGPGPRPGSMDRSSLLQLIQEQLDPENTGFIGADTFTGLVHRHELPLDPAKLDMLVALAQSNERGQVCYQELADLISSKRSSSFKRAIANGQRALPRDGLLDEPGLGVYKRFVRYVAYEILPREVDRHWYFYRHRSCPPPVFMASVTLAQIIVFLCYGARLNKWVLQTYHPEYMKSPLVYHPGHRARAWRFLTYMFMHVGLEQLGFNALLQLMIGVPLEMVHGLLRISLLYLAGVLAGSLTVSITDMRAPVVGGSGGVYALCSAHLANVVMNWAGMRCPYKLLRMVLALVCMSSEVGRAVWLRFSPPLPASGPQPSFMAHLAGAVVGVSMGLTILRSYEERLRDQCGWWVVLLAYGTFLLFAIFWNIFAYDLLGAHIPPPP; from the exons ATGGGAATCGGGAGCCGAGCACCGTTCTTGCCCGGGCACGTCCTCGTGCGGGGCGCGCGCGTGTCCCGACCGCGCGTGGCTGGGCGGGCGGCTGCGGCGTGTGCGGCGGGGGCGGGCGGCTCCGTGACGCGGCGCCGAGCGGAGCGGGCGGAGCCGGAGGGCCGGGGCGGAGCGGAGTCGTCCGCAGAGCAGCCCCTCCCGGCCGCGGCCGCcgaccccggccccggcccccggcCCGGCTCTATGGACAGGAGCTCGCTGCTGCAGCTTATCCAGGAGCAG CTGGACCCTGAGAACACAGGCTTCATCGGCGCAGACACCTTCACTGGCCTGGTGCACCGCCATGAGCTGCCCCTGGACCCAGCCAAGCTGGACATGCTGGTGGCGCTGGCCCAGAGCAACGAGCGGGGCCAGGTCTGCTACCAGGAGCTGGCGGACCTG ATCAGCAGCAAGCGCTCAAGCAGCTTCAAGCGGGCCATCGCCAACGGACAGCGGGCACTGCCTCGGGACGGGCTGCTGGATGAGCCGGGCCTGGGTGTCTACAAGCGGTTCGTGCGCTACGTGGCCTACGAGATCCTGCCCCGAGAGGTGGACCGCCACTGGTATTTCTACCGGCACCGCAGCTGCCCGCCCCCCGTGTTTATGGCCTCGGTCACCCTTGCCCAG ATCATTGTGTTCCTGTGCTACGGGGCCCGGCTCAACAAGTGGGTGCTGCAGACCTACCACCCCGAGTACATGAAGAGCCCCCTCGTGTACCACCCCGGCCACCGCGCTCGGGCATGGCGCTTCCTCACGTACATGTTCATGCACGTCGG GCTGGAGCAGCTGGGGTTCAATGCCCTCCTGCAGCTCATGATCGGGGTGCCGCTGGAGATGGTGCACGGCCTGCTCCGCATCAGCCTGCTCTACCTGGCGGGTGTGCTGGCAG GTTCCCTGACCGTCTCCATTACTGACATGCGGGCCCCTGTGGTGGGGGGCTCCGGCGGGGTCTATGCCCTGTGTTCTGCACACCTGGCCAATGTCGTCATG AACTGGGCTGGGATGAGGTGTCCCTACAAGCTGCTGAGGATGGTGCTGGCCCTGGTGTGCA TGAGCTCCGAGGTGGGCCGGGCTGTGTGGCTGCGCTTCTCCCCGCCACTGCCTGCCTCAGGCCCACAGCCCAGCTTCATGGCGCACCTGGCGGGCGCAGTGGTGGGCGTCAGCATGGGCCTGACCATCCTGCGCAGCTACGAAGAGCGCCTGCGGGACCAGTGCGGATGGTGGGTGGTGCTGCTTGCCTATGGCACCTTCCTGCTGTTTGCCATCTTCTGGAACATCTTCGCCTACGACCTGTTGGGTGCCCATATCCCCCCACCACCCTGA
- the LOC138428688 gene encoding uncharacterized protein isoform X2: MAAAGGLWSCEDPSRWAAVLECRGAVLRARAGPQGRLEALDLWYREELPAAIGARAEKHVTLDELQRLLAWKLARGRFRPRLQQLVAANSPELVVQRSAAAFRLLPDMHAAVMALCALRGVGPATASAVLAAGAPEVAAFMSEEAVAAVPGLPALQYTVKHYLLYLSRVQERATALSQGSASGLWTPHHVETALWTWAVGRKMCPDLLPNLCPNLVPAEDTRPAKKRRTQAE, encoded by the exons ATGGCCGCGGCTGGCGGGCTCTGGAGCTGTGAGGACCCAAGCCGCTGGGCCGCCGTCTTGGAGTGCCGCGGGGCGGTGCTGCGGGCGCGcgcgggcccccaggggcggCTGGAAGCGCTGGACCTGTG GTACCGAGAGGAGCTGCCCGCGGCCATCGGGGCCCGCGCGGAGAAGCACGTGACACTAGACGAGCTGCAGCGGCTGCTGGCGTGGAAACTGGCG AGGGGCCGCTTCCGACCGCGCCTGCAGCAACTCGTGGCCGCCAACTCTCCGGAGCTGGTGGTGCAGCGTTCGGCCGCCGCCTTCCGCCTCCTGCCAGACATGCACGCAGCGGTCATGGCTCTGTGCGCCCTCCGTGGCGTGGGCCCGGCTACCGCCTCGG CGGTACTGGCTGCCGGAGCTCCTGAGGTGGCAGCCTTCATGTCTGAGGAGGCAGTGGCCGCAGTGCCCGGCCTGCCCGCCCTGCAGTACACTGTCAAGCACTACCTGCTCTACCTGAGCCGGGTGCAGGAGCGTGCAACAGCCCTGAGCCAAG GCAGTGCATCTGGGCTGTGGACCCCACACCACGTGGAGACGGCCCTGTGGACCTGGGCTGTAGGGCGGAAGATGTGCCCGGACCTGCTGCCCAACCTGTGTCCCAACCTGGTCCCCGCTGAGGACACCAGGCCAGCCAAGAAGCGCAGGACCCAGGCTGAGTGA